A section of the Streptomyces sp. NBC_00178 genome encodes:
- a CDS encoding TOMM precursor leader peptide-binding protein: MATTTPYAQTAGTRPRVRRDVLFTETPSGVIFHNADGGFQLTAKSGYRFATLLVPHLDGSRTVEEICQGFGERQKAMVGELVTALYARGFARPVPPPVEDPAGVPAVPPAVTSRFAEQIAYIDHYADDAGARFARYRTTRVAVLGDGPVARWCVLSLIRNGCAGVAVAPALLDGSGGVASDAFATALREAAELTGQGCPVELAALPDTTAGPAGWAAYEGYDVVVAAAGPGVPATVLALLREGVPEGRTLLPAWTFGHRAVVGPVMTAGSTGCWSCAALRLGAPGSPEGAAADLWSGLALGTGTSGAQPAGPLAAMLGNLLGYEVFRLLTGALPLETRNKLLIQDMASFDVASEPLLPHPRCPFCAPVPVPPEPVDLSSAPARPAFLPTVATAPDDDAAQGPLAELERRSALVHPHAGIFTQYADEPLTQTPLKAGSVTLGLGPHGLRTVTAFDVHHTAGARLRALNAAAAVYAEHVVPATPAVDDTVPAVDPATLTIASGTGLAAPTAWSTATSLVTKEQLRVPAGAVRPFGRDNAGRRFEPTRAGAGAGADLPEAAGCGLLSALAHDALCRAVRQMGEVAVIPHEALGDDPEARFLLRSAAHLGSAVELLDLGESLHSGAHVVLARTAGPARWAVGAALDRAGAVVDAVRDLLGEAQYAADAEGGAGAAPDTGDPLLRDLDAALIAVTRSEPAPPAPATEWTRVLDRLRAAGRDALVVPTHAADLPTAGIFTVRVLLTRTVTHAG, encoded by the coding sequence ATGGCAACCACAACGCCGTACGCACAGACCGCCGGGACCCGGCCGCGAGTCCGGCGCGACGTCCTGTTCACCGAGACACCCAGCGGGGTGATCTTCCACAACGCGGACGGCGGGTTCCAGCTCACCGCCAAGTCCGGTTACCGGTTCGCCACACTTCTCGTGCCGCACCTGGACGGCAGCCGGACCGTGGAGGAGATCTGCCAGGGCTTCGGGGAGCGGCAGAAGGCGATGGTGGGCGAACTCGTCACGGCGCTCTACGCGCGTGGCTTCGCGCGTCCGGTCCCGCCGCCCGTGGAGGACCCGGCCGGCGTTCCCGCCGTCCCCCCCGCCGTCACCTCACGCTTCGCCGAGCAGATCGCCTACATCGACCACTACGCCGACGACGCGGGTGCCCGGTTCGCGCGCTATCGCACCACCCGGGTGGCGGTCCTCGGCGACGGCCCGGTCGCCCGCTGGTGCGTGCTGTCCCTGATACGCAACGGCTGCGCCGGTGTGGCCGTCGCCCCCGCGCTGCTCGACGGCTCCGGAGGCGTCGCCTCCGACGCGTTCGCGACCGCCTTGCGTGAAGCGGCCGAACTCACCGGCCAGGGCTGCCCCGTGGAGCTGGCGGCCCTGCCGGACACCACGGCCGGACCGGCGGGCTGGGCGGCGTACGAGGGGTACGACGTCGTGGTGGCCGCCGCCGGACCCGGTGTACCCGCGACCGTGCTCGCCCTGCTGCGGGAAGGCGTCCCCGAGGGCCGGACGCTGCTGCCCGCCTGGACGTTCGGGCACCGTGCCGTGGTCGGCCCGGTGATGACCGCGGGTTCGACGGGGTGCTGGTCGTGCGCGGCCCTGCGCCTCGGCGCCCCCGGAAGTCCCGAAGGGGCTGCCGCCGACCTGTGGAGCGGCCTCGCGCTGGGCACCGGCACGTCGGGTGCCCAGCCGGCGGGGCCGCTCGCGGCCATGCTCGGCAACCTACTGGGCTACGAGGTGTTCCGCCTGCTCACCGGGGCTCTTCCGCTCGAGACCCGGAACAAGCTGCTCATCCAGGACATGGCCTCGTTCGACGTGGCCTCCGAGCCCCTGCTGCCGCACCCCCGCTGCCCGTTCTGCGCCCCCGTCCCCGTCCCCCCGGAGCCGGTCGACCTGTCCTCGGCCCCGGCGCGCCCGGCCTTCCTGCCGACCGTGGCCACCGCACCGGACGACGACGCCGCCCAAGGCCCGCTGGCCGAACTGGAGCGCCGGTCCGCGCTGGTCCACCCGCACGCCGGGATCTTCACCCAGTACGCGGACGAGCCGCTGACGCAGACCCCGCTGAAGGCCGGTTCCGTGACCCTCGGTCTGGGCCCGCACGGCCTGCGTACCGTCACCGCCTTCGATGTCCACCACACCGCAGGGGCCCGGCTGCGCGCGCTGAACGCCGCGGCGGCCGTCTACGCCGAGCACGTGGTGCCGGCGACGCCCGCCGTGGACGACACGGTGCCCGCGGTGGACCCCGCAACCCTCACCATCGCCTCGGGCACCGGCCTCGCGGCCCCCACCGCCTGGAGCACCGCCACCTCGCTCGTCACCAAGGAGCAGCTGCGGGTGCCCGCGGGGGCCGTGCGGCCCTTCGGCCGCGACAACGCCGGCCGGCGCTTCGAACCCACCCGGGCCGGCGCCGGGGCCGGGGCCGACCTGCCGGAGGCGGCCGGCTGCGGCCTGCTCTCCGCACTCGCCCATGACGCCCTGTGCCGGGCCGTGAGGCAGATGGGGGAAGTGGCCGTGATCCCGCACGAGGCGCTCGGTGACGACCCCGAGGCGAGGTTCCTCCTCCGCTCCGCCGCCCACCTGGGGTCGGCCGTGGAACTGCTCGACCTCGGCGAAAGCCTTCACTCGGGCGCCCACGTCGTGCTGGCCCGTACCGCGGGGCCCGCCCGGTGGGCGGTCGGCGCGGCGCTGGACCGTGCGGGCGCCGTCGTCGACGCCGTCCGGGACCTCCTCGGCGAGGCGCAGTACGCGGCCGACGCCGAGGGCGGGGCCGGAGCCGCGCCCGACACCGGTGACCCCCTGCTGCGCGACCTGGACGCGGCCCTCATCGCGGTCACCCGCTCCGAACCGGCGCCGCCCGCACCGGCCACTGAGTGGACCCGCGTCCTGGACCGCCTGCGTGCCGCCGGCCGCGACGCCCTGGTCGTCCCCACGCACGCGGCCGACCTGCCCACCGCCGGCATCTTCACCGTGCGCGTCCTCCTCACCCGGACTGTCACCCATGCGGGCTGA